The following proteins are co-located in the Primulina tabacum isolate GXHZ01 chromosome 11, ASM2559414v2, whole genome shotgun sequence genome:
- the LOC142517930 gene encoding putative ribosome-binding factor A, chloroplastic codes for MTHFQIHRSSVVPPCLIANSPPWFCRLASITLLKTPPRDITSTNGGGGVGGRTIRCMAHPRRVRMVAKQIMRELSDMLLTDEVLQFAILPEAALGADRYLSSLTTISDVEVSSDLQVVKVYVSVFGDERGKEVSLAGLKSKAKYVRSELGRRMKLRLTPEIRFIEDESLERGSRVLEILDRIKDENEKKAIEGEDDSEELSVRGNNDVEWEGDDLDDEGIIYVK; via the exons ATGACGCATTTTCAAATCCACCGCTCGTCAGTTGTTCCGCCATGTTTAATCGCGAATTCACCGCCGTGGTTCTGCCGTCTCGCTTCCATTACCCTTCTGAAGACGCCGCCGCGCGATATAACTTCCACCAACGGCGGTGGCGGTGTCGGAGGTAGAACAATCAGGTGTATGGCCCACCCTAGAAGAGTGAGAATGGTGGCGAAGCAGATAATGAGGGAGCTCTCCGATATGTTGCTTACCGATGAGGTTTTGCAGTTCGCGATTTTGCCTGAAGCTGCTTTAGGCGCGGATCGATATCTCTCCTCGCTCACGACAATTAGTGACGTTGAAGTTTCTTCTGATTTGCAG GTGGTAAAAGTATATGTATCTGTTTTTGGTGATGAGAGAGGAAAAGAAGTTTCCCTTGCTGGGCTCAAGTCAAAAGCAAAATATGTTCGCAGTGAGCTGGGTAGGCGTATGAAGTTGCGGCTCACTCCCGAAATTCGTTTCATAGAAGATGAGTCTCTTGAACGAGGAAGCAGG GTACTTGAAATATTGGATAGAATAAAggatgaaaatgagaaaaaagcTATAGAAGGTGAAGATGATTCGGAAGAGCTATCTGTTAGGGGCAACAATGATGTGGAGTGGGAGGGAGATGACCTTGATGATGAAGGGATAATCTATGTAAAGTAA
- the LOC142517931 gene encoding uncharacterized protein LOC142517931, whose product MAPPPGPYSGTSTLALVARVSALSFGLVYGSVKLKILKAKAKSHKKAEAKEHH is encoded by the exons ATGGCGCCGCCTCCTGGACCCTACTCCGGCACCAGTACCCTAGCTTTG GTGGCTAGGGTTTCCGCTCTTTCATTCGGACTTGTTTACGGAAGCGTGAAACTTAAGATTCTCAAG GCAAAGGCGAAATCCCATAAGAAGGCTGAAGCGAAGGAACATCACTGA